Proteins from a single region of Runella sp. SP2:
- a CDS encoding carboxypeptidase-like regulatory domain-containing protein, with product MKPLTKPWLYAAGIILLAQSCSFDPNINRQATISGTVIDNVTQLPVPNVEIMVYGQKGVWSSVSGDLKTVYTDSTGKYNIVIVLPKEFHSFKLINNYNSDPNVALKYRGCHTYLNGQQTQNCCKVEMGSKAQYDFRMIPK from the coding sequence ATGAAACCATTAACCAAGCCATGGCTATACGCCGCTGGTATTATTCTACTGGCACAAAGCTGTTCATTTGACCCTAATATAAATCGACAAGCAACTATATCTGGTACGGTCATTGACAATGTCACTCAATTACCCGTACCTAATGTGGAAATTATGGTTTATGGCCAAAAGGGGGTATGGAGTTCTGTTAGTGGCGATTTAAAAACTGTATATACGGACTCCACTGGGAAATACAATATAGTTATTGTTCTTCCTAAAGAATTTCATTCATTTAAATTGATAAACAATTATAACAGCGACCCAAACGTAGCATTGAAATACAGAGGCTGTCATACTTATTTGAATGGACAACAAACTCAAAATTGTTGTAAGGTAGAGATGGGTTCAAAGGCACAGTATGATTTTAGGATGATACCGAAATAA
- a CDS encoding SusD/RagB family nutrient-binding outer membrane lipoprotein has translation MKKLILAALLALSTTACFKDSDINVDPNRSTSVDPALLFSGASTQFSLLRVAELTWPVALMNQMWASGGRWGLSQSQYDQTRIRSAWGRTYTDVLKNLNVAVEIAQNTQPVNKNAVAQCKILMAFAYAQTSLLWGDIPFTEAATGKVDFPKFDKQQDVLNGTIALLDEAIGMIDLNAKGIIAPNDLYYGGDMAKWRKLANSLKMRILFSMVDSDPSKGAVIGQLISGGNMISSSADAMLYKYYNQPGRQNPRFSFTAIFRGGVQSDWYCSKPVYDLLVSLKDPRIPYFYQPGTDAAANEFIALGPVEVYTTKSALVNMNLLKADLPEVSFSYSEQLLFEAEAIARGFAPGGFEAATTKMRAGVRESMLALGVTAAQTDAYVAGLPTLTATNYKTVLAQQQYLDLFMRPIEGWVQHRRSGAIGQEIPAMTTPTGAPVAGLIRRLLYRSEEVNSNPNTPSGLTLDTPQWFDK, from the coding sequence ATGAAAAAGCTGATTTTAGCCGCTCTTTTGGCACTTTCAACAACGGCTTGTTTTAAAGATAGCGACATCAATGTTGACCCCAACCGTTCTACCTCGGTTGACCCTGCTTTGCTTTTTTCGGGTGCTTCTACGCAATTTTCACTTTTGCGCGTGGCCGAACTTACTTGGCCTGTTGCTTTAATGAATCAAATGTGGGCTTCTGGTGGGCGTTGGGGGTTGTCGCAGTCACAATATGACCAAACGCGTATCCGTAGCGCTTGGGGACGTACCTATACTGATGTTCTCAAAAATCTCAATGTTGCCGTTGAAATAGCTCAAAACACGCAGCCTGTCAATAAAAATGCAGTGGCGCAGTGCAAAATTTTGATGGCGTTTGCTTACGCGCAAACTTCATTGCTTTGGGGGGATATTCCCTTTACTGAAGCGGCTACTGGCAAGGTTGATTTTCCTAAGTTCGACAAGCAACAAGATGTGCTTAACGGCACTATCGCCCTGCTCGACGAAGCGATTGGAATGATTGACCTAAATGCAAAAGGCATCATTGCACCGAATGACCTGTATTATGGTGGTGATATGGCCAAGTGGCGTAAGTTGGCCAATTCGCTGAAAATGAGAATTTTATTTTCTATGGTTGACTCAGACCCTTCAAAAGGGGCTGTCATTGGTCAATTGATTTCAGGAGGAAATATGATTTCATCAAGTGCAGATGCCATGTTGTATAAGTATTACAATCAGCCTGGTCGTCAGAACCCGCGTTTTTCGTTTACAGCTATTTTCCGAGGAGGGGTACAGTCAGATTGGTATTGCTCTAAACCTGTTTATGATTTATTGGTTTCGCTCAAAGATCCTCGTATTCCTTATTTTTACCAGCCTGGTACCGATGCCGCCGCCAATGAATTTATTGCGCTTGGCCCTGTGGAAGTTTATACCACCAAATCGGCATTAGTAAACATGAATTTGCTGAAAGCTGATTTGCCCGAAGTGTCTTTCTCGTACTCTGAGCAGTTGTTGTTTGAGGCCGAGGCAATCGCTCGTGGATTTGCGCCAGGAGGTTTTGAAGCTGCTACTACCAAAATGCGGGCTGGTGTGCGCGAGTCTATGTTGGCTCTGGGAGTAACTGCTGCCCAAACGGATGCGTACGTAGCAGGTTTGCCTACACTTACAGCGACAAATTACAAAACCGTATTAGCCCAACAGCAATATTTGGATTTATTCATGCGTCCTATCGAAGGTTGGGTACAGCACCGCCGTTCTGGGGCTATTGGGCAAGAAATCCCTGCAATGACTACTCCGACGGGGGCACCAGTAGCAGGTTTGATTCGTCGTTTGCTTTATCGTAGCGAAGAGGTAAATTCTAACCCTAATACGCCTTCTGGTTTGACTTTGGATACCCCGCAATGGTTTGATAAATAG
- a CDS encoding SusC/RagA family TonB-linked outer membrane protein, translating to MKRRLLLLLLLGMIQLGRAQTKSISGKVTSPENEGIPGVNVLLKGTNVGTATKADGTYQISVPDKVGTLVFSFIGYKTIEVEVGNKTTVNIQLEADLVNLNEVVVTANAIVREKKELGYAVSTIGGSELVKARDPNLLNSMAGRIAGVRISQQSGTVGGSSRVMIRGANSISSSSEPLFVVDGMPISNSSFNNSETDVVTGGVDVGNRAGDLNPDDIETMTVLKGAAASALYGSRARNGVIVITTKRGKQGAKKTNVTINSSFRTDNVLRTPELQTEYAQGNLGVYNPQSGNGWGPKISSITGPVRDYKGETVQSLQAYPQNWKNFFVTGHTMINSVSLDGATEQGDYRIGYTNLRQTGTVPGSELNRNTFAINGGKKITDKLTSRAWVNYVRTTSDGRPQQGSNTTNIIATILSGLPVTVDINELRDNLFAPATQAVPTGWTGDLARSIDLNGVQNNPYFVTTFNRFSNSVDRVYGGTSLSYDVAPWFNVTGRVGTDFFTENRRSVTRKGTRGRLNGQFETNDIFERELQTDILGTIQRKISNNWSFKGIVGHQFNQRTIRRSRLLSEGLNIDQLYTFANAQSNVPSNFYSRREIFGVYGDFSFDYKNYLFLNVTGRNDWSSTLPVNNNSYFYPSASVSFVLTEAFPNLGIVKNDILSYAKLRANYANVGSDEDPYQLSFTYNPLTQASDIYTFNILYPIGGASAFGATNILPPTNLKPQQQTSYEFGAELKFFGGRLGLDMTYYKTLNYDQIISIAIPQTTGYSARRLNVGEISNKGLEAMLTVTPLKTRSGFRWDAAFNFNKNVNRVESLAPGLTEFITTSGDGFGIFVVARPGETFSIQGVSWLRDPQGNIIINPTTGLRTPGPRKVFGSIYPDWTLGINNSFSYKGIDFNFLVDVRKGGVINSQTVSIVRGSGLAIETADNNRTPFVDPGVIRNADGTFSPNTKPVASVQQYWGQLDNSVSPENNIFDGSYSKLREVRIAYNLPKKWVNKTPFGSVALGVEGRNLWIISSKVPHIDPEANVLGTGLIGEGLERGSIPSSRTIGGNLRFTF from the coding sequence ATGAAAAGAAGACTACTTCTATTGTTGCTGTTGGGCATGATACAGCTAGGTCGTGCGCAAACTAAATCCATTTCGGGAAAAGTTACCTCTCCCGAAAATGAAGGGATTCCTGGCGTCAATGTTTTATTGAAAGGGACTAACGTCGGTACTGCTACCAAAGCTGATGGTACCTATCAAATCAGTGTTCCTGACAAAGTAGGTACGTTGGTATTCTCGTTTATTGGCTATAAAACGATTGAGGTTGAAGTAGGTAATAAAACCACCGTAAACATCCAATTAGAAGCCGATTTGGTAAATTTGAACGAAGTGGTTGTGACAGCCAATGCCATTGTTCGTGAAAAAAAAGAACTGGGCTATGCCGTTTCGACCATTGGGGGTTCTGAACTCGTAAAAGCGCGTGACCCAAACCTGCTCAATTCCATGGCGGGGCGCATTGCTGGGGTGAGGATTTCGCAACAGTCGGGTACAGTAGGTGGTTCGAGTCGCGTCATGATTCGCGGAGCTAACTCGATCTCCAGCTCTAGTGAACCATTGTTTGTTGTGGATGGGATGCCGATTTCCAACTCTTCGTTCAATAACTCTGAAACTGACGTTGTAACGGGAGGGGTTGACGTGGGCAACCGAGCAGGAGATCTCAACCCTGACGACATCGAAACCATGACCGTTTTGAAAGGTGCTGCTGCTTCTGCGCTCTACGGCTCTCGTGCTCGTAACGGTGTGATTGTCATAACGACCAAACGAGGCAAGCAGGGCGCAAAAAAAACGAATGTGACGATTAATTCATCCTTCCGAACTGACAATGTACTTCGTACTCCCGAACTACAAACAGAATATGCCCAAGGTAATTTAGGCGTGTATAACCCACAATCAGGAAATGGTTGGGGTCCCAAAATATCCAGCATTACGGGGCCTGTAAGGGACTATAAAGGTGAAACGGTGCAGAGTTTGCAGGCATACCCACAAAACTGGAAAAATTTCTTTGTGACAGGCCACACCATGATTAACAGCGTGTCGCTTGATGGAGCCACAGAGCAGGGAGATTATCGCATCGGTTATACTAATTTACGACAAACGGGCACTGTACCAGGTTCTGAATTGAACCGTAATACATTTGCCATTAATGGAGGTAAAAAAATTACGGACAAACTTACCTCGCGGGCTTGGGTAAACTACGTTCGTACTACCAGCGACGGTCGGCCGCAGCAGGGTTCAAATACCACCAACATCATCGCTACCATTTTGTCAGGCTTACCCGTAACGGTAGATATCAACGAGTTGAGAGACAATTTGTTCGCACCTGCAACACAGGCAGTGCCAACAGGTTGGACAGGTGATTTAGCACGCTCTATTGACCTCAACGGGGTTCAAAACAATCCTTATTTTGTAACCACATTCAACAGGTTTTCTAACTCCGTTGACCGTGTTTATGGTGGAACCAGCCTAAGCTACGATGTTGCACCTTGGTTCAATGTAACAGGACGCGTCGGTACTGACTTTTTTACTGAAAACCGCCGCTCAGTAACGCGCAAAGGAACGCGCGGACGTTTGAATGGACAATTTGAAACCAATGATATTTTTGAAAGAGAACTCCAAACGGACATTTTAGGAACGATTCAGCGCAAAATCAGTAACAATTGGTCTTTCAAAGGCATTGTCGGACACCAGTTCAATCAACGCACCATTCGCCGTTCGCGTTTGTTGTCGGAAGGCTTAAACATTGATCAGCTTTATACCTTTGCCAATGCTCAGTCCAACGTCCCTTCTAACTTCTACAGTCGTCGCGAAATTTTTGGAGTTTATGGTGACTTTAGTTTTGATTATAAAAATTATTTGTTCCTAAATGTAACGGGACGGAATGATTGGTCTTCTACTTTACCTGTCAACAACAACTCCTATTTTTATCCATCGGCCAGTGTATCGTTTGTGTTGACCGAAGCCTTTCCGAATTTAGGAATTGTTAAAAATGACATCCTGAGTTACGCTAAACTACGTGCCAACTATGCCAATGTAGGTTCAGATGAGGATCCCTATCAATTATCGTTTACCTACAATCCGCTGACGCAAGCTAGTGATATTTATACCTTCAATATCCTGTATCCCATTGGTGGAGCGTCGGCCTTTGGGGCAACCAATATTTTGCCCCCAACCAACTTGAAACCCCAACAACAGACTTCGTACGAATTTGGCGCAGAGCTAAAGTTTTTCGGTGGACGATTGGGACTTGATATGACGTACTACAAAACGCTCAATTATGACCAGATTATCTCTATTGCGATTCCCCAAACCACGGGCTATTCTGCCAGACGCTTAAACGTGGGGGAGATTTCCAATAAAGGATTAGAAGCCATGCTCACCGTTACCCCACTCAAAACCCGTTCAGGATTCCGTTGGGATGCGGCTTTCAATTTCAACAAAAACGTCAACCGCGTAGAATCTCTGGCTCCTGGCCTGACGGAGTTTATCACGACTTCGGGCGATGGATTTGGGATATTTGTTGTAGCTCGCCCTGGCGAAACGTTCAGCATTCAGGGTGTAAGCTGGCTTCGCGACCCGCAAGGGAATATTATTATTAATCCGACCACAGGCTTACGCACGCCTGGCCCACGAAAAGTGTTTGGTTCTATTTACCCTGATTGGACGTTGGGTATCAACAACTCGTTCTCGTACAAAGGCATTGATTTCAATTTCTTGGTGGATGTACGCAAAGGCGGTGTTATCAATTCTCAGACAGTAAGCATTGTAAGAGGAAGCGGTTTGGCGATAGAGACTGCCGACAACAACCGAACACCGTTTGTTGACCCAGGTGTAATTCGTAATGCAGACGGGACTTTTAGCCCTAATACCAAGCCCGTTGCCAGTGTACAGCAATATTGGGGGCAGCTGGATAACTCGGTTAGTCCTGAAAATAATATTTTTGACGGTTCTTATTCCAAATTACGAGAGGTACGAATCGCGTATAACTTACCCAAAAAATGGGTCAACAAGACACCTTTCGGCAGCGTCGCTTTGGGGGTAGAAGGGCGTAACCTGTGGATTATTAGTTCTAAAGTACCACATATTGATCCTGAAGCCAACGTATTGGGTACTGGCCTGATTGGGGAGGGACTAGAGCGGGGAAGTATTCCTAGCAGCCGAACCATCGGAGGTAATTTAAGATTTACTTTTTAA